Proteins from a genomic interval of Harpia harpyja isolate bHarHar1 chromosome 9, bHarHar1 primary haplotype, whole genome shotgun sequence:
- the PRUNE1 gene encoding exopolyphosphatase PRUNE1, producing the protein MERFVEGNRAVLQEHIQCHQEIHVVMGNEACDLDSTVSALALAYFLAKTSPAPKAAFIPVLNIPRADFALRTETTFLLQEQGIPATSLIFRDEIDLGGLHHAGLLSLTLVDHHVLPGADTALEEAVVEVLDHRPLERDRAPGCQVTAELVGSCATLVTERIAQGPPGVLDRTTAALLHGTILLDCVNLSPAAGKVTPRDVACVSMLEARFPELLARDAIFEALQAAKFDVSGLMTEQMLRKDLKVLSSDELVLAVSAIYVDLETFLCRPGFLQDLDAFCQARGYTGLVAMTISSNERNEPSRQLMVYSWCETLRSTVCRALEEATTPSLHLQPLPSPWSCVGAYAQGNTLASRKKVLPILRAALGGPGAARGPEEEVVPPPTPMNSLVEECPLAQAVPPLCPHDVLERVSRIAAGQPPSSPK; encoded by the exons ATGGAGCGGTTCGTGGAGGGGAACCGGGCGGTTTTGCAG GAGCACATCCAGTGTCACCAGGAGATCCACGTCGTGATGGGCAACGAGGCCTGTGACCTGGACTCCACCGTctcagccctggctctggctTATTTCCTGGCGAAG ACCTCCCCGGCTCCCAAAGCTGCCTTCATTCCGGTCCTGAACATCCCTCGTGCCGACTTTGCCCTCCGGACGGAGACGACAttcctgctgcaggagcagggcaTCCCCGCCACCTCCCTCATCTTTCGGGATGAGATTGACCTGGGGGGGCTACACCACGCTGGGCTGCTCTCCCTGACCCTGGTCGATCACCACGTCCTGCCCGG cgccgACACAGCCCTGGAAGAGGCTGTGGTGGAGGTCCTCGATCACCGGCCATTGGAACGGGACCGGGCTCCTGGCTGCCAGGTGACAGCAGAGCTGGTGGGCTCCTGCGCCACACTAGTGACGGAGCGGATCGCCCAAGGTCCCCCAGGTGTGCTGGACAGAACCACGGCCGCACTGCTGCATG GCACCATCTTGCTGGACTGCGTGAACCTGAGCCCGGCCGCTGGCAAGGTGACGCCCAGGGACGTGGCATGCGTCTCCATGCTCGAGGCGAGGTTCCCTGAGCTGCTGGCCCGTGATGCCATCTTCGAAGCCCTGCAAGCAGCCAAATTTGACGTCTCAG ggCTGATGACAGAGCAGATGCTACGGAAGGACCTCAAAGTCCTCTCCAGTGATGAGCTGGTCCTCGCCGTCAGTGCCATCTACGTTGACTTGGAG ACCTTCCTGTGCCGGCCTGGCTTTCTGCAGGACCTGGATGCTTTCTGCCAGGCTCGGGGCTACACAGGGTTGGTGGCTATGACGATCTCTTCTAATGAGCGCAATGAGCCCTCCCGGCAGCTCATGGTCTACAGCTGGTGTGAGACCCTCCGCAGCACG GTGTGCCGGGCGCTGGAAGAGGCAACGACGCCGTCCCTGCACCTCCAGCCCCTCCCGAGCCCCTGGTCCTGTGTGGGCGCCTATGCCCAGGGCAACACTTTGGCATCACGGAAGAAGGTCCTGCCCATCCTGCGGGCAGCTCTGGGGGGGCCGGGAGCTGCCAGGGGGCCGGAGGAGGAGGTGGTCCCGCCGCCCACCCCCATGAACAGCCTGGTGGAGGAATGTCCACTGGCACAGGCCGtgccccccctctgcccccacgaTGTCCTGGAGCGGGTCAGCCGCATTGCTGCTgggcagccccccagctccccgaAATGA
- the MINDY1 gene encoding ubiquitin carboxyl-terminal hydrolase MINDY-1 isoform X2 — translation MEQPPEREGTIPAPSSGEGTRHLPEEAVGGEEMPAGGRDSPALDGQAATPCGGEADVPSSPGVGQPGCASHLPSDEHPREDAWEKQPAEGGASLPGAPVPSLDARAVGLPAEPPQTRTPSREAEADFYCVKWITWKGERTPVIMQSENGPCPLLAIMNILFLQWKVKLPPQKEVITAEELMAHLGDCILSTQPREPSEGLQLNFQQNINDTMTVLPKLSTGLDVNVRFTGVSDFEYTPECIVFDLLNVPLYHGWLVDPQSPEVMQAVGKLSYNQLVEKIITCKQASDSSLVSEGLVAEQFLESTASQLTYHGLCELTAAVREGELSVFFRNNHFSTMIKHKGHLYLLVTDQGFLQEEKVVWESLHNVDGDSCFCDTDFHLSHAPGKEGATAAPLDHRLQQRQVDQDYMIALSLQQQQGQDPSVLSDLELAHQLQQEEYHHHHHHQQQQQQQRQQQGRAQPGGRPAGEQRQRQKPDLDCTLL, via the exons ATGGAGCAGCCGCCCGAGCGGGAGGGGACGATCCCGGCCCCTTCCAGCGGTGAAGGGACCCGCCACCTCCCCGAGGAGGCCGTTGGTGGGGAAGAAATGCCAGCTGGCGGCCGGGATAGCCCAGCACTGGATGGGCAAGCCGCCACGCCGTGCGGTGGGGAGGCGGACGTGCCTTCCAGCCCTGGCGTGGGGCAGCCGGGCTGTGCCTCACATCTCCCCTCCGATGAGCATCCGAGGGAAGATGCTTGGGAGAAGCAGCCCGCGGAGGGTGGAGCGTCCCTGCCAGGTGCCCCTGTGCCCAGCCTGGATGCCAGGGCAGTGGGGTTACCGGCTGAGCCCCCCCAAACCCGAACCCCCAGTCGGGAAGCGGAGGCAGATTTTTATTGCGTGAAGTGGATTACCTGGAAAGGCGAGCGGACGCCTGTCATCATGCAGAGCGAGAACGGGCCCTGCCCGCTCCTGGCCATCATGAACATCCTCTTCTTGCAGTGGAAG GTGAAGCTGCCCCCACAGAAGGAGGTGATCACAGCCGAGGAGCTGATGGCACATTTGG GGGATTGCATCTTGTCCACCCAACCCCGGGAGCCGTCGGAGGGGCTGCAGCTCAACTTCCAGCAG AACATCAACGACACCATGACAGTCCTCCCCAAGCTCTCGACAGGGTTGGATGTCAATGTGCGGTTCACGGGTGTCTCGGACTTTGAGTACACGCCCGAGTGCATTGTTTTCGACCTCCTCAACGTCCCACTTTACCACGGCTGGCTGGTGGACCCCCAG agCCCAGAGGTGATGCAAGCCGTGGGCAAGCTGAGCTACAACCAACTGGTGGAGAAGATCATCACCTGCAAACAGGCCAGCGACTCCAGCCTGGTGAGCGAAG GGCTGGTGGCAGAGCAGTTCCTGGAGTCCACGGCCTCCCAATTGACCTACCATGGGCTCTGCGAGCTCACCGCTGCCGTCAGGGAGGGTGAGCTCAGCGTCTTCTTCCGCAACAACCACTTCAGCACCATGATAAAGCACAAG GGCCACCTCTACCTGCTGGTGACAGACCAGGGCTTcctgcaggaggagaaggtggtCTGGGAGAGCCTCCACAATGTGGACGGAGACAGCTGCTTCTGCGACACCGATTTTCATCTCAGCCACGCTCCGGGTAAGGAGGGGGCCACCGCGGCCCCCCTGGACCACCGGCTCCAGCAGAGACAAGTGGACCAG GATTACATGATcgccctgtccctgcagcagcagcagggacaggaccCCTCTGTGCTCAGTGACCTGGAGCTCGCtcaccagctgcagcaggaagagtatcatcatcatcatcatcatcagcagcagcagcagcagcagcggcagcagcag GGCCGTGCGCAGCCAGGCGGCCGGCCAGCTGGAGAACAGAGACAGCGGCAGAAGCCGGACTTGGACTGCACCCTCCTATAG
- the MINDY1 gene encoding ubiquitin carboxyl-terminal hydrolase MINDY-1 isoform X1 — translation MEQPPEREGTIPAPSSGEGTRHLPEEAVGGEEMPAGGRDSPALDGQAATPCGGEADVPSSPGVGQPGCASHLPSDEHPREDAWEKQPAEGGASLPGAPVPSLDARAVGLPAEPPQTRTPSREAEADFYCVKWITWKGERTPVIMQSENGPCPLLAIMNILFLQWKVKLPPQKEVITAEELMAHLGDCILSTQPREPSEGLQLNFQQNINDTMTVLPKLSTGLDVNVRFTGVSDFEYTPECIVFDLLNVPLYHGWLVDPQSPEVMQAVGKLSYNQLVEKIITCKQASDSSLVSEGLVAEQFLESTASQLTYHGLCELTAAVREGELSVFFRNNHFSTMIKHKGHLYLLVTDQGFLQEEKVVWESLHNVDGDSCFCDTDFHLSHAPGKEGATAAPLDHRLQQRQVDQDYMIALSLQQQQGQDPSVLSDLELAHQLQQEEYHHHHHHQQQQQQQRQQQVPVQGRAQPGGRPAGEQRQRQKPDLDCTLL, via the exons ATGGAGCAGCCGCCCGAGCGGGAGGGGACGATCCCGGCCCCTTCCAGCGGTGAAGGGACCCGCCACCTCCCCGAGGAGGCCGTTGGTGGGGAAGAAATGCCAGCTGGCGGCCGGGATAGCCCAGCACTGGATGGGCAAGCCGCCACGCCGTGCGGTGGGGAGGCGGACGTGCCTTCCAGCCCTGGCGTGGGGCAGCCGGGCTGTGCCTCACATCTCCCCTCCGATGAGCATCCGAGGGAAGATGCTTGGGAGAAGCAGCCCGCGGAGGGTGGAGCGTCCCTGCCAGGTGCCCCTGTGCCCAGCCTGGATGCCAGGGCAGTGGGGTTACCGGCTGAGCCCCCCCAAACCCGAACCCCCAGTCGGGAAGCGGAGGCAGATTTTTATTGCGTGAAGTGGATTACCTGGAAAGGCGAGCGGACGCCTGTCATCATGCAGAGCGAGAACGGGCCCTGCCCGCTCCTGGCCATCATGAACATCCTCTTCTTGCAGTGGAAG GTGAAGCTGCCCCCACAGAAGGAGGTGATCACAGCCGAGGAGCTGATGGCACATTTGG GGGATTGCATCTTGTCCACCCAACCCCGGGAGCCGTCGGAGGGGCTGCAGCTCAACTTCCAGCAG AACATCAACGACACCATGACAGTCCTCCCCAAGCTCTCGACAGGGTTGGATGTCAATGTGCGGTTCACGGGTGTCTCGGACTTTGAGTACACGCCCGAGTGCATTGTTTTCGACCTCCTCAACGTCCCACTTTACCACGGCTGGCTGGTGGACCCCCAG agCCCAGAGGTGATGCAAGCCGTGGGCAAGCTGAGCTACAACCAACTGGTGGAGAAGATCATCACCTGCAAACAGGCCAGCGACTCCAGCCTGGTGAGCGAAG GGCTGGTGGCAGAGCAGTTCCTGGAGTCCACGGCCTCCCAATTGACCTACCATGGGCTCTGCGAGCTCACCGCTGCCGTCAGGGAGGGTGAGCTCAGCGTCTTCTTCCGCAACAACCACTTCAGCACCATGATAAAGCACAAG GGCCACCTCTACCTGCTGGTGACAGACCAGGGCTTcctgcaggaggagaaggtggtCTGGGAGAGCCTCCACAATGTGGACGGAGACAGCTGCTTCTGCGACACCGATTTTCATCTCAGCCACGCTCCGGGTAAGGAGGGGGCCACCGCGGCCCCCCTGGACCACCGGCTCCAGCAGAGACAAGTGGACCAG GATTACATGATcgccctgtccctgcagcagcagcagggacaggaccCCTCTGTGCTCAGTGACCTGGAGCTCGCtcaccagctgcagcaggaagagtatcatcatcatcatcatcatcagcagcagcagcagcagcagcggcagcagcaggtCCCAGTGCAG GGCCGTGCGCAGCCAGGCGGCCGGCCAGCTGGAGAACAGAGACAGCGGCAGAAGCCGGACTTGGACTGCACCCTCCTATAG
- the MINDY1 gene encoding ubiquitin carboxyl-terminal hydrolase MINDY-1 isoform X3 — MAHLGDCILSTQPREPSEGLQLNFQQNINDTMTVLPKLSTGLDVNVRFTGVSDFEYTPECIVFDLLNVPLYHGWLVDPQSPEVMQAVGKLSYNQLVEKIITCKQASDSSLVSEGLVAEQFLESTASQLTYHGLCELTAAVREGELSVFFRNNHFSTMIKHKGHLYLLVTDQGFLQEEKVVWESLHNVDGDSCFCDTDFHLSHAPGKEGATAAPLDHRLQQRQVDQDYMIALSLQQQQGQDPSVLSDLELAHQLQQEEYHHHHHHQQQQQQQRQQQVPVQGRAQPGGRPAGEQRQRQKPDLDCTLL; from the exons ATGGCACATTTGG GGGATTGCATCTTGTCCACCCAACCCCGGGAGCCGTCGGAGGGGCTGCAGCTCAACTTCCAGCAG AACATCAACGACACCATGACAGTCCTCCCCAAGCTCTCGACAGGGTTGGATGTCAATGTGCGGTTCACGGGTGTCTCGGACTTTGAGTACACGCCCGAGTGCATTGTTTTCGACCTCCTCAACGTCCCACTTTACCACGGCTGGCTGGTGGACCCCCAG agCCCAGAGGTGATGCAAGCCGTGGGCAAGCTGAGCTACAACCAACTGGTGGAGAAGATCATCACCTGCAAACAGGCCAGCGACTCCAGCCTGGTGAGCGAAG GGCTGGTGGCAGAGCAGTTCCTGGAGTCCACGGCCTCCCAATTGACCTACCATGGGCTCTGCGAGCTCACCGCTGCCGTCAGGGAGGGTGAGCTCAGCGTCTTCTTCCGCAACAACCACTTCAGCACCATGATAAAGCACAAG GGCCACCTCTACCTGCTGGTGACAGACCAGGGCTTcctgcaggaggagaaggtggtCTGGGAGAGCCTCCACAATGTGGACGGAGACAGCTGCTTCTGCGACACCGATTTTCATCTCAGCCACGCTCCGGGTAAGGAGGGGGCCACCGCGGCCCCCCTGGACCACCGGCTCCAGCAGAGACAAGTGGACCAG GATTACATGATcgccctgtccctgcagcagcagcagggacaggaccCCTCTGTGCTCAGTGACCTGGAGCTCGCtcaccagctgcagcaggaagagtatcatcatcatcatcatcatcagcagcagcagcagcagcagcggcagcagcaggtCCCAGTGCAG GGCCGTGCGCAGCCAGGCGGCCGGCCAGCTGGAGAACAGAGACAGCGGCAGAAGCCGGACTTGGACTGCACCCTCCTATAG